The Hydra vulgaris chromosome 11, alternate assembly HydraT2T_AEP genome contains a region encoding:
- the LOC101234494 gene encoding uncharacterized protein LOC101234494 isoform X2, which yields MVMNLFSTMVNNIKTFLSSPQSDVSPVSTDFSDIKVPKLYGSYSKRQQAKVVAFIRKGNSLRSAERLFGIPKSTLHCWLKKLDSSPKEATNILTKSPEAFHLKNLLKKENTYSKSNDIHFSDQKNHINKEEKLLPENDACSEEKFIIEFLRSKEGVDLIAKAYNISVNDFIFFVSNLKKRVNVKEEEKQSFCAHIYDSDSDSKIILKKPRKVSEGEYSAGLVLKNIVQMQNYTSNQHNSQLSYSNPENSLPTFTNKTDDIPIYMKPCNESKVHSLEEKTVELHLEHSTINCNNEASIEINRTNSEKELMALVAGENITADELCKDLNFSDLRNWVDNESWYTDQYLKYFRINSSHLYSTVAHVL from the exons ATGGttatgaatttattttcaacaatggtgaataatattaaaacattctTAAGTAGTCCTCAAAGTGACGTTTCACCAGTTAGCACAGATTTTTCTGATATAAAAGTCCCAAAGTTATATGGAAGTTATTCAAAACGTCAACAAGCGAAAGTTGTTGCTTTTATAAGAAAAGGAAATAGTCTGCGTTCTGCAGAAAGATTATTTGGTATTCCAAAATCCACCTTGCATTGTTGGTTGAAGAAGTTAGATTCGTCTCCTAAAGAGGctacaaatattttaaccaaATCGCCTGAagcatttcatttaaaaaatttgttaaaaaaagaaaatactt ATTCAAAGTCGAACGATATTCATTTCTCTGAtcaaaaaaatcacattaacaAGGAAGAAAAGCTGCTTCCTGAAAACGATGCTTGTTCAGAAGAAAAGTTTATCATTGAATTCCTTCGATCTAAAGAAGGTGTTGACTTGATTGCAAAAGCATACAACATTTCTGTTAATGATTTTATCTTCtttgtttctaatttaaaaaaaagagtaaatgtAAAAGAGGAAGAAAAACAATCATTTtgtg CTCATATTTATGACTCAGACAGTGAcagcaaaataatattaaagaagcCTCGAAAAGTTTCTGAAGGGGAATATTCTGCaggtttggttttaaaaaatattgtacaaaTGCAAAATTATACAAGTAACCAACATAATAGTCAGTTGTCATATAGTAATCCAGAAAACAGTTTACcaacatttacaaataaaactgaTGATATTCCAATATATATGAAACCTTGCAATGAGTCAAAAGTACATTCCTTAGAAGAAAAAACAGTTGAATTGCACTTAGAACATTCTACAATTAATTGCAACAATGAAGCTTCAATAGAAATAAATAGAACAAACAGTGAGAAAGAATTAATGGCATTAGTTGCTGGAGAAAACATAACAGCTGATG AACTGTGTAAAGACTTAAATTTCTCCGATCTTCGAAATTGGGTTGACAATGAATCTTGGTACACCGATCAGTATCTAAAGTATTTCAGAATAAATTCTTCACATTTATACAGTACTGTTGCACATGTGCTATAA
- the LOC101234494 gene encoding uncharacterized protein LOC101234494 isoform X3 has product MVMNLFSTMVNNIKTFLSSPQSDVSPVSTDFSDIKVPKLYGSYSKRQQAKVVAFIRKGNSLRSAERLFGIPKSTLHCWLKKLDSSPKEATNILTKSPEAFHLKNLLKKENTYSKSNDIHFSDQKNHINKEEKLLPENDACSEEKFIIEFLRSKEGVDLIAKAYNISVNDFIFFVSNLKKRVNVKEEEKQSFCVIQNQVILSKHMSGNDLEINNNNAYECCDNYKRAHIYDSDSDSKIILKKPRKVSEGEYSAGLVLKNIVQMQNYTSNQHNSQLSYSNPENSLPTFTNKTDDIPIYMKPCNESKVHSLEEKTVELHLEHSTINCNNEASIEINRTNSEKELMALVAGENITADELCKDLNFSDLRNWVDNESWYTDQYLKYFRINSSHLYSTVAHVL; this is encoded by the exons ATGGttatgaatttattttcaacaatggtgaataatattaaaacattctTAAGTAGTCCTCAAAGTGACGTTTCACCAGTTAGCACAGATTTTTCTGATATAAAAGTCCCAAAGTTATATGGAAGTTATTCAAAACGTCAACAAGCGAAAGTTGTTGCTTTTATAAGAAAAGGAAATAGTCTGCGTTCTGCAGAAAGATTATTTGGTATTCCAAAATCCACCTTGCATTGTTGGTTGAAGAAGTTAGATTCGTCTCCTAAAGAGGctacaaatattttaaccaaATCGCCTGAagcatttcatttaaaaaatttgttaaaaaaagaaaatactt ATTCAAAGTCGAACGATATTCATTTCTCTGAtcaaaaaaatcacattaacaAGGAAGAAAAGCTGCTTCCTGAAAACGATGCTTGTTCAGAAGAAAAGTTTATCATTGAATTCCTTCGATCTAAAGAAGGTGTTGACTTGATTGCAAAAGCATACAACATTTCTGTTAATGATTTTATCTTCtttgtttctaatttaaaaaaaagagtaaatgtAAAAGAGGAAGAAAAACAATCATTTtgtg tgaTTCAAAATCAAGTTATACTGTCTAAACATATGTCTGGAAATGATTTggaaatcaataataataatgcttATGAATGCTGTGACAATTATAAAAGAG CTCATATTTATGACTCAGACAGTGAcagcaaaataatattaaagaagcCTCGAAAAGTTTCTGAAGGGGAATATTCTGCaggtttggttttaaaaaatattgtacaaaTGCAAAATTATACAAGTAACCAACATAATAGTCAGTTGTCATATAGTAATCCAGAAAACAGTTTACcaacatttacaaataaaactgaTGATATTCCAATATATATGAAACCTTGCAATGAGTCAAAAGTACATTCCTTAGAAGAAAAAACAGTTGAATTGCACTTAGAACATTCTACAATTAATTGCAACAATGAAGCTTCAATAGAAATAAATAGAACAAACAGTGAGAAAGAATTAATGGCATTAGTTGCTGGAGAAAACATAACAGCTGATG AACTGTGTAAAGACTTAAATTTCTCCGATCTTCGAAATTGGGTTGACAATGAATCTTGGTACACCGATCAGTATCTAAAGTATTTCAGAATAAATTCTTCACATTTATACAGTACTGTTGCACATGTGCTATAA